A window of the Haloquadratum walsbyi C23 genome harbors these coding sequences:
- a CDS encoding cupin domain-containing protein encodes MNAIAIAEEAAELEEEAKESVESIRTDSFSLEVMRFEPGDEDPMHAHAEEEIYHVDSGAGKINVEGDITPVSSGDVIHLEPGTDHQFLEFEDELVMSVLYAPAKGANQ; translated from the coding sequence ATGAACGCAATTGCAATCGCTGAGGAAGCCGCAGAGTTGGAAGAAGAAGCTAAAGAGTCTGTTGAATCGATCCGAACAGACTCATTTAGTCTTGAGGTAATGCGATTTGAACCGGGCGATGAAGATCCAATGCATGCGCACGCTGAAGAAGAAATCTATCATGTCGACTCTGGTGCTGGAAAGATCAACGTCGAGGGGGATATTACCCCCGTCTCCTCAGGCGATGTGATTCATCTTGAACCAGGCACTGATCATCAGTTCCTCGAGTTTGAAGATGAATTAGTCATGTCTGTCCTATACGCGCCTGCGAAAGGAGCAAATCAATAA
- a CDS encoding VWA domain-containing protein → MANSKKTSTPVAFADIVGQDELKNALISVVVNDSLDGLLIQGEKGTAKSTAVRALQTILPEQRVVAECSYGCPPDAPSMQCADCQERMNPSVELRPVPLITLPLGATRERVVGSLSVEAALEGESEFDPGLLAAANRGLLYVDEVNLLDDHLVDIILDAAASGENRVERDGVSVTHPASFTLIGTMNPEEGDLRPQLKDRFALQATVSGLEEIPDRVDVIEQVLEDDQDADDSTDQTNIHLSNSSTETNSHTAVHERIVRARELLPSVTLPSSFTTDIAELCRDAGVDGHRADIATARAAITFAALAGRTTVIEGDVRRAAELALPHRLQSTPFEDAPDPEDVLDEHFDDEGDGTDNTADDADADTQKSDDDDGDGTDGNNSQVDRSQSEQSSNDDSNRSTEQGANNDDANIPEHREDRADIDETQDGSNRPPPQSGDSGSDESTSADNDDIDDDESHPNGESGDNQNGGDSDDESDTEQITPRVPGQPSTETAVDPDQSVTRAPDINIDSQNERQNQSNDASNGGSQSGKMDTTNRGARVRTERAAPTDSDVDAGASIRAAASRGADQVTSRDLRQSVRAGETSALVIFAVDASASMRKPMRTAKGVAIELLKDAYQQRDEVALVAFAGDNADVMLPPTDNVSLAARHLKELPTGDQTPLTAGIETTTEVLSRADPDTGIVVLVTDGRANAVGERPTAAVRSAARTLAAHNPHVVVVDAGSRSRATVTDTIVSVTNGERIPLSALTAERVDAAVSTAQSNR, encoded by the coding sequence GGGTGAGAAAGGAACAGCAAAATCAACAGCTGTGCGGGCACTACAGACGATATTACCCGAACAGCGTGTCGTTGCTGAGTGTTCATATGGATGTCCACCTGATGCGCCGTCGATGCAGTGTGCGGACTGTCAAGAGCGAATGAACCCATCCGTCGAGCTCCGTCCAGTTCCACTCATAACACTTCCACTCGGGGCAACTCGGGAGCGAGTTGTCGGGAGTCTCTCGGTTGAGGCTGCGCTTGAGGGTGAGTCTGAATTCGATCCAGGGTTACTTGCAGCTGCCAATCGTGGCTTATTGTATGTTGATGAGGTAAATCTTCTTGATGATCATCTTGTAGATATAATACTTGATGCTGCTGCAAGCGGTGAGAATCGGGTTGAACGTGATGGAGTCAGCGTTACTCATCCGGCTTCATTTACCCTTATCGGGACGATGAATCCCGAAGAGGGTGACCTCCGACCACAGTTGAAGGATCGATTCGCGTTACAAGCAACTGTCAGCGGACTTGAAGAGATTCCCGACCGGGTCGATGTAATCGAGCAGGTACTTGAGGATGATCAAGACGCTGATGATTCAACAGATCAAACTAACATACATCTATCTAATAGTTCTACAGAGACAAACAGTCACACCGCTGTTCATGAGCGAATCGTTCGTGCTCGCGAGTTGCTTCCATCAGTTACGCTTCCATCGTCGTTCACAACCGATATTGCAGAGCTCTGTCGTGACGCTGGTGTTGACGGTCATCGCGCTGATATCGCAACAGCTCGCGCTGCAATCACGTTTGCTGCACTTGCAGGACGGACGACAGTCATCGAGGGGGATGTCCGCCGAGCAGCTGAGCTTGCACTTCCACATCGACTACAGTCAACACCATTTGAAGATGCACCGGATCCAGAGGATGTTCTCGATGAACACTTCGACGACGAAGGAGATGGCACCGATAATACGGCAGATGATGCGGATGCAGATACACAAAAGAGTGATGATGACGATGGTGACGGTACTGACGGAAATAATTCTCAAGTTGATCGCTCACAATCAGAGCAGTCATCAAATGATGACAGCAACAGGAGTACTGAGCAGGGTGCAAATAATGATGACGCGAATATTCCTGAACATCGTGAGGATAGAGCAGATATCGATGAAACACAAGATGGGTCCAATAGACCGCCACCACAATCAGGTGATTCGGGATCGGATGAGAGCACATCTGCGGATAATGATGACATAGATGATGATGAATCCCATCCTAATGGTGAATCTGGGGATAATCAAAATGGTGGTGATAGTGATGATGAATCCGATACTGAACAGATAACGCCACGAGTTCCTGGACAGCCATCTACTGAGACGGCAGTAGATCCGGATCAATCGGTGACACGAGCTCCTGATATCAATATTGATTCGCAAAATGAACGACAGAATCAATCAAATGATGCGTCGAATGGTGGGTCGCAGTCGGGAAAAATGGATACAACAAACCGTGGTGCCCGTGTTCGGACCGAACGAGCAGCACCAACAGATTCTGATGTTGATGCTGGTGCCTCGATTCGAGCGGCTGCCTCACGGGGAGCAGATCAAGTAACGTCTCGGGACCTTCGACAGTCGGTTCGTGCAGGCGAAACATCAGCACTAGTGATTTTTGCTGTTGATGCGAGTGCTTCAATGCGTAAGCCGATGCGGACAGCAAAAGGCGTCGCAATTGAACTGCTGAAGGATGCATATCAACAACGTGATGAAGTAGCACTCGTTGCATTTGCAGGCGATAATGCTGACGTCATGCTTCCACCAACAGATAATGTAAGCTTAGCCGCACGCCATCTCAAAGAGTTGCCGACCGGTGATCAAACACCACTCACCGCGGGAATCGAGACAACAACAGAAGTGCTCTCACGTGCAGACCCTGATACCGGGATTGTCGTACTTGTCACTGATGGTCGTGCGAACGCTGTTGGAGAGCGACCGACAGCTGCAGTTCGTTCAGCCGCGAGGACTCTCGCAGCACATAATCCACACGTCGTTGTCGTTGATGCCGGGTCACGCTCGAGAGCCACAGTCACTGATACGATTGTTTCGGTAACGAATGGTGAGCGGATTCCACTGTCGGCACTAACAGCTGAACGCGTTGATGCAGCGGTTTCTACTGCACAGAGCAATAGATAA